The sequence TTTGAATAAGGGAGGAGTGATATATATGGTTATGAGCAGTTTTAATAAAATAGAAAAAATTATAGGAAAATTCAGGGAATATGAATTTGAGAAAATCTCTGAAAAAAGATTTTTCTTTGAAGCAATATATGTTTATAAGATAAAGTTAAAGTCATAAAAAATATAAGGAAATAAGATTGATGAAAAAGATCTAACTCTATGGGGCTAGTAGTGATATTCTTTTTAGCAAGGTAAATGCATATACTCTCCCCAATCCATATAAATGGAAATGAGCAATTTAAGTCTGAAGGGGGCAAGCAGCTCAGGAACAAAGGCGATACTTTATTGAAAATACAGATGCATATAAGGAAATGTATCTAGGGTGGAGAGCATCATATATCTCTCATCTAACAAATGGAAAAATTCGCATTTGCCTGCGCAATCCCTAAATGAATTCTTATGGGCATATGCTTTCCTTGCAAAGAGGGGCATATTCTCATAGCTAATTTTATAGAGTAGAAGATTGTGAGGTTTATGAGAAAGATGGATGTAATATTCAACTATTCGTTAATTCGCTAATAATAAAATGATAGTGATAAATTCCATTCTCTATAAAAATTTGGTAGGTGCATTTTGCTGAAGCGATGTCATTGACTGCTGTTTTTATAATGAAATAGAATCAGAGCTATCCTCTGTCCTTATAACCCAATCTTAAACTCTTGGAAAGAGAGATAAAGTAAGCAAAAATATTGTATTTCTTTCATGGAATAATAAAGATTTAAAAAGCGAGACTCTGAAAGAATGAAGAAGAAATTTTAATTCACTCCAGAATTGTATACTTCTCCCTAATTACGCAGAATATCCCTAACCCTCTCCCTAAATTCCTCCAAACTTCCTTCATTGATTATAACAATATCCGCCATAGCAATCACCTCCCCAAGCCCCCATGCAAGTTCTTTTTTCTCCCTTTCCCTGAATTTTTCAATGCTCATCTCATCTCCATATCTTTTCCTTTTACAAATCCTTTCATATCTTGTAGCTGGGGAGGCATGTATTGCAACAACTATTAGCTCATCTATTTTTTCTTTGAAGGCATTGACTTCCTCCATGCTTCTTATTCCATCTATAACAAAAAAATCTTCCTTAATTTTGGATAAGCACCTTTTTGCCCAATAATCTAGCCCATATTTCTTTCTCATTTCATCCGCAATATTTCCAGTGATTTCATCACTCAAAGGCAAATTTCTTTTAATTACTTCTTCCCTTACCTCATCACCCATGCTTATTACCTTTATCCTCATCTCCTTAGCAACATTTATTGCTTCTGTTTTCCCTGCGCCCGGCATGCCGGTAAATGCGATTGCTTTCATGCTAAATTGGATATTACAACTGGTTTATTTTTTTCTATTTCATTTACTTCCCTTACTTCTATTTTCATTCCCTGCAATTTTTTCTCAAATTCTTCCTTTATTTTTTTCTTTAAAATTTCCTTTCTGTCTTCGCTTTTATCAATTACAAGATTTATTATTATCTCATCCTCGCTAACCTGAACAATCTGGAATTGATCAATTGAAAATCTTTGAAATGAATACATTACTTTTGCTGGAATTCCAGTTATTGTAAAAGGTGGAATTATTTTTCCACTTGGCAATATAATTGAATCTGCTTTTCTTCCCTCTATTCTCTCTATAATTGGAGAGTTTATTCCACATCCACATTTACTCTTGATGGGAGTTATGAAATCATTTAAGCCATCATATCTTATTATAGGAGTTGCATTTCCATATAGCTTTGTAACAACTATTCTTCCTGTTTTATCTGTTGGCTCATTATTTTCATCAACTACTTCAACATGGACCATATCATAATGCAAGTGATATTTTCCTCTCTTGCATTCATAGGCAATAGGCCCGCCTTCTGTTGAGCCATATACATCATATACTCTTGCATTGAATGCTTCTTCAATATACTTCTTTGTATATTCATCCAGCACCGCACCTGATGATGCCATAACTTCTGGCTCTATTTTAAGCCCTTTCTTATTTTTAATTATTGCAAGAGCCCTAAGCGAGGATGGATATCCACCTAGGAATTTTGGATCAAATTTTTCAATTTTTTCAGCCATCTTTTCCACTTCCTCGCCCACATGAAGAATCTGGAGATTATTTAATTTAAATGGCAAGCATCTCCTCAAATAAAATTCTTCAATTGCATCAGGGGCTAGATCCGCAATTATGCTCATCCTGTCCTTCATCCAATTTACATCATATTCCCTTAGCTCCCTTAAAAAGCCCATCAATGCCTTTATTATTGTATAGAAATCAACATATATGCTAACCGGTTTTCCTGTTGAGCCTGATGTGCTTACAATGCTGTATTTTTTTCTTTTATCTGGAATAATTTTATCTGGAAAATTTTTTCTTATATCTTCTTTTTTTAGTATTGGTAAATTTTCAATGTTTTCAAGAGATATTGAATTTATGTCAATTCCCTTATATTTTTCCTTATATAATGGAATTTTCATTGCATATTTTATTATTTTTTTAAAGCATTTACTCCTGTATTTCTCTATCTTCTCCTCACTTTCAAACAGCCTATCAATATCTGAGATGTATAGTAATGGAATTTTTGCAAGAGTTAGCGGACCATATTTCACACATAGCCTCCTATCTTAAGAGTTGGGTCGCCGAGTAAAATCCATTCTTCAACAGTCTTTGCATCTGTTTGACCAATCTTTCCACTCATGAATTTATTTATATAATCCTTTATTGCATTTCCCCATGCCCTACCGAGAATCTCATCTCCATTCTTATAAACTTCAAAGAAGCGCAATTCAAGCCATGTGAGCAAATATTGTATGCAATCAGGTATGCCATCTTTATCACTATCTCCAATTGTCCCATAACCCAGACCAGTGCATCCAAAAGTTGCTATTGCCCCTCCGCTCGGCTCCTTGACAAACCACCAGCCCATGCATTCTGGCGAGGGCAACCAATACCATGTCTGATATGGCTTGCCAAGAATGTATTTAATTATTATTGTTTTTATGACATCTGTTGTACTCTTATAAAGAGAGGTATTTATCATGCTGTTGTGACATCCTCCTATTATTACCACTGGCAATTTCTCCCCGTTCTTAATCATCGGAATATGATATACATCAAGTGCCCATATGTATTTTCCATGAGGATTCTGGACAAAATCTTTAACAAACCATGCTTCAGGACTTCCATGTCCCGATAAATGAACAAATCCGCATCCCTGGCTAAGAGCATTTAAAACATTTCTCTGATTAACATTTCCTTGAGACCACCATATTTTGATTGCTTCAAAATCACTCAAAATTTCTGCAACTTTTTGATTTGCTATTTCTCCTTCATAATAATTATTTCCACTTATATCATTGAATGTATCACCACCAACCAAAACAACTCTTTTGAACCAATCCTTTCCATAAGTATTCTTTTCATAGTTGATTATTTTATTTACCACATCCCTCACTTCTTTTTCACTTCTGCAAGCTAATCTGCCAACATATACATCTGGATAAAAATCTCTTTTATCAACTCTCATTCCCTTCCATTCCGCAAATATTCCATTTCCATTGCTATCCCAGTCATCAAAGACAAGTGAGCCATTTTCATATTTATATATATCCGCAAAATATAAATCAGTTGTATAATTGCTCTCACTTCCATCATCAAGATTTGAATCTCTTGTTGGAACAAGCCATGTTTCACTTTTTATAGGAGAAGATAAACCACCTACAAGCATTACATATTTTATTCCCCATTCTTCAATTGCATTCTTTATGAAATACTTCACTTTTTCTGCATCATCTCTTCCCTGCATAGCTGATGGATGAGCATAAACTTCATCTGTTGTTACCATCTTTGTCTTTATACCAAAGCTCTCCTTATGCTCAACCAATGGCTCCAATTCTTCGACAAAATTTTTATGAGTTATTATGAGTAAATCATATACATCATTTGTAAATATGCTCTTTCCCAAGCTATATGAAACTTCAATCTTTATTTTTTCTGCATATATTATTTTCTTTTCCTCTGGTAAATAGCGAACTGGATAAGCATTTATTGAAACAAATATAGCTCTACTCTCGCCATTCAGCCCCACTCCTATATTATATGAAATCCAGTTTTCTGGATATATTTTTTCAATTTTTTCCTCATATTTTCCATTGCTCCAAATTGGCTCAAAAATTGCAACTGGTGAGCTAATCTTAATTTCCTTTTTTCCAGAAACAGTGAAATCTATTTTTTCTATTTTTGCATTTATTGGCAAAACCAAAACTTTATTTTCATATGGAAGAATTGGCTCCCCCGCTTGCATTATATATTCCTTTCCTTCCATTAAAATTCTTGTTTCCTCTCCTTGCACTATAACTGGCTCTTCAAATTTCATTTCAGTTGATATTTTCCTTTCATTGCTTATACTTGCAAATGCGCTCGTCACTAAAAAAGCAGATAGAATAATAATTATTATTTTCTTCATGATGAGAAATACAGAACTTTTACAAAAATATTTCTATTTCCCCTCCCTCCCTTGCATTAAAATATTTGCCCGCATTTCCCTGATTAATTGCAATTTCAAGAAAACCACTGCTTGAACAAACCGCTATTACTTCCCCAACTTTTGCATATCCATATGAAGGATAAAGTTTTACTTCCCTCTCAATTTTCCCAATCTTAACAACAAATTTTTCCTCTTCAAGCTTAATATTCGTTATTATATTCCCAAATCGATCAATGAATAAAATTTTACCCTTTATTTTATTTCCCTCCTCAAGTGGCTCCCCGAAATCAAAATCAACATACTCATCCACCTTCCTCCCCAACTTGCCTGCATCCTCCCCCTTGGAAAGGCGGGCGGCGGCTGGAGCAAAAACATCCCTTCCGTGAAAGACGCTTGAAACCCTTTCATTTATAATTATCTCATATATATTTTTTATGCCCATTCTTTTGGCGGAAGGAATTAGCAATCCATTATCTGGACCAACAAAATAGCAGTTTCCGCAATCAATTATAATTGGCCTCCTCTCTGTTCCAACTCCAGGGTCAACAACTCCAACATGTATCGCATTTTTAAAGTAAGGAGAGATGGAATAAATTATAAATGCTCCCTCCACTATCCTCTGGGGCTTTATCTCATGGGTAACATCAACAATTTTTGCATCTGGATTTATTGAATATATCTTTCCCTTCATTTCAGCAGCATATTCCCAACCTATATCAGTAGTTAAAGTGATTATCATTTGACCACACTATCTATCCAGCTGAGATACTTTTCATATCCATTAATTTCAATAGATATTATTTCAGGAATTTCATATGAATGATTTTTTCTTATTATCTCCTCTACCCTCTTGTAATCATTTGTTTTTATAAAAAGCATTATTTCATTCTCTTCCTCGATCTTGCCTTCCCATATATATTTTGATTTCACTTCAAATGAGCTTATGCAAGCTGCAGACCTTTCGTTTAGCAGTGCATTCTTTATTTTCTCTTCATCTTCTTTTTTGCATGTGGTTATTACAAGAAAATACATGAAGATAAATGATTTTGAGATTATAAAATTGATGAATTAGCTAACCACTCCCCTCTTCTTTGCCTGCCATTCAATTAATTTCATGAAAAGGATATATAATGGCTTAAGCAATGAATATTTTTCCTGGAAATATTCATTTGATATTTCTTTCCCCCATTTTAAATCATGCGTCATGCATTTTATAAGCAATTCTTTATGCAAATAACTCATCTCCTCGCTCTTAAACCAGTCCTCTTTTTTCAATTTTCCAAGAGGAACAAAAAACAATGGAACAATTAGACTTTTGAATTCTCTCAGCTCTTCAATAAGCTCTATTGTTTTTATTACATCCTCCTCTCTTTCTTCTGGCAGGCCAACAACAAGCGTGCATGCGGGAATCAGGCCATTATCGTGCATTATCCCCATTGCTTTTTTAACAATCTCCGTATATTCTTCTGGCTTAAATGGCTTTGCTTTTGCTGGCATTACTTTTTTAACGAGCTCTGGAGAGCCAGTTTCTATACCCATTTCCGCTCCCCACCATCTTTGGCTATCATCTATAATTATTTCTGAGCATTTCTCTATAATTTTTGGATTTGCTGAAACAGCTGCAAAAGATGCATGACTCCAGGTAACAAACTTTGCATGTTTTTTTGCAATTTCATTAATTTTCAAGACTTTCTCTTCATCAGGAATAACTCCATTCTGCCCATAAAGCAAAACATCTTCCGCATGAATTACGCAACTTCTAACCCCGCATTTTTCATTTACTTCCATTTCCTTCTCAATTTTCTCATATGAATACCATCTCAATGGACGCAAAGTCACACTGCAAAATTTGCATCCTCTAGGACAACCTCTCCCAATTTCAACAAGCCCATTTATGCTCGCCCTCTTTATTTCGGATATCTCTTCCAGTGAAGGAGATGCATCGCTTTCATAAAATCTCTCAATTTTTTCTCCTTTAATTGCTCTCCTTAAAATCTCTATTGCAATCTCACCCTCTCCATCAAAAACACAATCTATCCCATATTTTTCCATAAACTCCTGCCTGTGGCGGAACTGCCAAGCGGAGGGGCCGCCAACTATTGTTTTTGCTCCTTCTTTTTTTAATTTCCTATAGCCATTGCTTTCCAAAAGCTTTCGAAAATATTTTGCATTATAGGGTTCTCCAGTTTTCATTAGCCCAGCAAAAGTTGTTGATGATGGCCCCCATCCAAATGCATCCATTACATATATTCCAATTGCTTTTGCCCTGAATTTTCCTAAATCTTCAGGAGAAACAACCACAGCATTTATTCCCTCATCCACTAATTTTGCTTCAATTTTTCTGAGTCCATAAGGAGCCTGCCATGGAAACCCATTTATTTTTTTCATTCTCGGGAAAAAAAGCCTTTTGAATATAAATTCTGGTATCCAGTTTGGAGGAGCCGAAGTTGCAAACCCGAGGAATTCCTTTCCTCTATGATTGCTCATTAATGTTTCATCACATGTGAGTAAAACGTCGTATTGCTTCCTCATATTCCTGCCTGTTATTTATGCATCCAGGATCAGGTTTTAGATAATTTTTGAAATATGCATAAGCCCTTGCCCTACAGCCACCGCAATAATAGCGATAATCACATTTCCTGCATTTTTCAATCTTATCCTTATTTCTCAAATCCTCCAAAACCTTATTCTTAATCCATAATTTCTCAAAATCATCTTCAAATATATTCCCTATTTTCAATGGAAAGAATACGCAAGGCTGTAAATCACCATTTGCCTCCATTGCAAGATAGAAGCGCCCCGCCCCACATCCTCCGATGAACTCCGCCAGATTAACAAGCTTACCTTTTAACTTGGGATTGTAAAAATGAGTTGGCATAACTATTTCTTCCTTGCTTTCCTGTTCAAGTGCAATTCTTGCAAATTGAGGGGCGGTGGATAAAATTTCTATGCTCGAATTTTTTCCTCTCTCCCATAGCATTTTCAGCAACTCTTCTCTTTCTTCAGGAGTTAAATCATTTTCAAAAATAAATTGTCCTCTCCCGGTTGGAATAAAATTAAAGACCATGAACCAATTCACATGAAGCTTCTCACATAAATCAATTATATCTGGAATTTGCTTATAATTGAAATGTGTGGCAGTCGTGGATACTTCAACAAAAAATCCTTCTTCAACACAATTCTTTATTCCTTCTACAGTTTTCTTAAATGCTCCCTTTACACCTCTAAAATCATCATGAATCTCTTCAGTTGAGCCATCTAAGCTTATCTGAACAAAGCTTATTCCACTTTCCTTCATTTTTCTCGCAACTTCTTTTGTTATAAGAGTTGCATTTGTCGCCATTGCAACATACATTCCCTTATCAGATGCATATTTTGCAAGCTCAAATATATCTTTCCTGACAAGTGGCTCCCCTCCAGAGAAAGCAAGAATTGTAACTCCCGCATTTGCAAGTATATCAATCGCCCTCTTCGCTTGCTCTGTATCCATCTCATCCTCTCCCTTTTTCCCAGAAGCAGAATAGCAGTGCTTGCATTTAAGATTACAAGCCTTTGTCACATCCCAAACAACCTGAAAGGGGGCGCCCGCGGTGAATGGCCTGCGCACTCCAAAA is a genomic window of Thermoplasmatales archaeon containing:
- the fliE gene encoding flagellar hook-basal body complex protein FliE, whose product is MKAIAFTGMPGAGKTEAINVAKEMRIKVISMGDEVREEVIKRNLPLSDEITGNIADEMRKKYGLDYWAKRCLSKIKEDFFVIDGIRSMEEVNAFKEKIDELIVVAIHASPATRYERICKRKRYGDEMSIEKFREREKKELAWGLGEVIAMADIVIINEGSLEEFRERVRDILRN
- a CDS encoding B12-binding domain-containing radical SAM protein produces the protein MRKQYDVLLTCDETLMSNHRGKEFLGFATSAPPNWIPEFIFKRLFFPRMKKINGFPWQAPYGLRKIEAKLVDEGINAVVVSPEDLGKFRAKAIGIYVMDAFGWGPSSTTFAGLMKTGEPYNAKYFRKLLESNGYRKLKKEGAKTIVGGPSAWQFRHRQEFMEKYGIDCVFDGEGEIAIEILRRAIKGEKIERFYESDASPSLEEISEIKRASINGLVEIGRGCPRGCKFCSVTLRPLRWYSYEKIEKEMEVNEKCGVRSCVIHAEDVLLYGQNGVIPDEEKVLKINEIAKKHAKFVTWSHASFAAVSANPKIIEKCSEIIIDDSQRWWGAEMGIETGSPELVKKVMPAKAKPFKPEEYTEIVKKAMGIMHDNGLIPACTLVVGLPEEREEDVIKTIELIEELREFKSLIVPLFFVPLGKLKKEDWFKSEEMSYLHKELLIKCMTHDLKWGKEISNEYFQEKYSLLKPLYILFMKLIEWQAKKRGVVS
- a CDS encoding divalent-cation tolerance protein CutA; the protein is MYFLVITTCKKEDEEKIKNALLNERSAACISSFEVKSKYIWEGKIEEENEIMLFIKTNDYKRVEEIIRKNHSYEIPEIISIEINGYEKYLSWIDSVVK
- a CDS encoding phenylacetate--CoA ligase family protein, producing MKYGPLTLAKIPLLYISDIDRLFESEEKIEKYRSKCFKKIIKYAMKIPLYKEKYKGIDINSISLENIENLPILKKEDIRKNFPDKIIPDKRKKYSIVSTSGSTGKPVSIYVDFYTIIKALMGFLRELREYDVNWMKDRMSIIADLAPDAIEEFYLRRCLPFKLNNLQILHVGEEVEKMAEKIEKFDPKFLGGYPSSLRALAIIKNKKGLKIEPEVMASSGAVLDEYTKKYIEEAFNARVYDVYGSTEGGPIAYECKRGKYHLHYDMVHVEVVDENNEPTDKTGRIVVTKLYGNATPIIRYDGLNDFITPIKSKCGCGINSPIIERIEGRKADSIILPSGKIIPPFTITGIPAKVMYSFQRFSIDQFQIVQVSEDEIIINLVIDKSEDRKEILKKKIKEEFEKKLQGMKIEVREVNEIEKNKPVVISNLA
- a CDS encoding radical SAM protein; protein product: MKTETAISILEKTIGNPLTRSVLRPMSKFCKKDGKNSIEVAVELYVGKREKACFSCRLAEKMIRKVIKKGGEAFGVSEKEIKEKFSHSYWAKALASTVRGIAIFGVRRPFTAGAPFQVVWDVTKACNLKCKHCYSASGKKGEDEMDTEQAKRAIDILANAGVTILAFSGGEPLVRKDIFELAKYASDKGMYVAMATNATLITKEVARKMKESGISFVQISLDGSTEEIHDDFRGVKGAFKKTVEGIKNCVEEGFFVEVSTTATHFNYKQIPDIIDLCEKLHVNWFMVFNFIPTGRGQFIFENDLTPEEREELLKMLWERGKNSSIEILSTAPQFARIALEQESKEEIVMPTHFYNPKLKGKLVNLAEFIGGCGAGRFYLAMEANGDLQPCVFFPLKIGNIFEDDFEKLWIKNKVLEDLRNKDKIEKCRKCDYRYYCGGCRARAYAYFKNYLKPDPGCINNRQEYEEAIRRFTHM
- a CDS encoding SAM-dependent chlorinase/fluorinase encodes the protein MIITLTTDIGWEYAAEMKGKIYSINPDAKIVDVTHEIKPQRIVEGAFIIYSISPYFKNAIHVGVVDPGVGTERRPIIIDCGNCYFVGPDNGLLIPSAKRMGIKNIYEIIINERVSSVFHGRDVFAPAAARLSKGEDAGKLGRKVDEYVDFDFGEPLEEGNKIKGKILFIDRFGNIITNIKLEEEKFVVKIGKIEREVKLYPSYGYAKVGEVIAVCSSSGFLEIAINQGNAGKYFNAREGGEIEIFL